The DNA region CCTGGTTTTAATGATCCATATTCTTGATCCACGCCCATTAACTTAGCGCTATTAAATGACGTTTGAAGGGCCTCAAATGGCGTGACATCTTCATGTGCGACCATTAATGCTAGTTCATCTGGCGTCATGAAAAAGTCGTTGAACGGTGTTCCAGCATCGGTCCCGAGGGTTACGGGCACTCCCTTTTGCCAAGCATTCTTAACATTGGCAAATGCATCATCCATTGCATCTTGCATCTTTTTCAATTCCCAGTCAGGTAACTTACCCTTACCTAATTCGGCTACGCCCCAACCAGCAATCAGGGTCGGTGTTAGGTAGGTTCCCTGCTTTAACATCATTTCAATTTCTTCATCGTTGACGTAAAAGCCATGTTCGACCGAGTCCACCCCGGCTTTAATGGCGTTCATGATTCCAGGATTCCCCTCAGCATGAGCGGCCACGATACGACCCTTGTGGTGGGCTTCATCCACGGCTACCTTCATTTCTTCGACACTGAGTTGGGGGTTAACCATGTTATCACCTTCGGTCATTACCCCACCGGTTGCCATGATTTTGATCGACATGGCCCCCTTTTTAAGACCCTTTCTTACTGCGTGTCGCATTGCATCTGGTGAATCAACTAGGTGGGCAAAGTTAGGCAAATCGCCATGTCCGCCGGTCATTGAATATGGCTTCCCTGATGGGAGAATATGGGGAACTTTGGTTAATTCACCCAGCTGAGCTAATTGATTTAACGTGATATCTTCATCGTAACAGCTACCACACTCTCTAATATATGTAACCCCAGATTCGAGTAATTGATGCAGGTGCTTTTCCGAACGAACGGTCATTCGAATCTTGTTAACGTCGGTACCACCGTCACCCTTAGCTTCATCCATCGTAATGTGGGTATGGGCATTAATCAGCCCTGGCATGACGTATTTATTATGTAAATCAACTGAATCACTGGGCCCATCACCGGTCCCCACTTTGACTAACTTCCCAGTATCATCATCAACCGTCATCCAGCTATTGGCTGTAACGTGATCCGTTTCACCATCGTATAAATTAAAATTGCTATAAGTAGTTTCACTCATATTGGAACCTCCTTTTAATTATTTTCTAATAATATACCTAATTGTTAATTTTGTAAAATTGATTTTAACGTTATTAAGTTTGATAATCAAACTTTTTATAAATTAAAATACGATTAAATA from Nicoliella spurrieriana includes:
- a CDS encoding metal-dependent hydrolase family protein; this encodes MSETTYSNFNLYDGETDHVTANSWMTVDDDTGKLVKVGTGDGPSDSVDLHNKYVMPGLINAHTHITMDEAKGDGGTDVNKIRMTVRSEKHLHQLLESGVTYIRECGSCYDEDITLNQLAQLGELTKVPHILPSGKPYSMTGGHGDLPNFAHLVDSPDAMRHAVRKGLKKGAMSIKIMATGGVMTEGDNMVNPQLSVEEMKVAVDEAHHKGRIVAAHAEGNPGIMNAIKAGVDSVEHGFYVNDEEIEMMLKQGTYLTPTLIAGWGVAELGKGKLPDWELKKMQDAMDDAFANVKNAWQKGVPVTLGTDAGTPFNDFFMTPDELALMVAHEDVTPFEALQTSFNSAKLMGVDQEYGSLKPGKYADFLVLDANPLADVRAVKQRDKQVYLAGKREY